The Pongo abelii isolate AG06213 chromosome 23, NHGRI_mPonAbe1-v2.0_pri, whole genome shotgun sequence nucleotide sequence ATAATGAAAAGCACAGTGAAGAGGGTCACGGGGTTTTGGTGAAGGCTCTTGATGATATTTAACCGTAGATTCACAGGATTAGGGATCACAATCACCTTGGCCATCACATAGTGGGTATGCAGGTGAATGCTGGTGAGTCCGATTGTGCCCAGCTGCCGCCTAGCCCTCACTACATTCTTGCAGATGCAGTGCACCTCATGCCAGCTGGTCTTCTCACCAAGAACGCAGTAACCCTCTCTCCATTCACTCTGGATCCCATACATGTCTAAGCACTGGACGCTGAAAATAGAAATTCTCACTAGCTTGTCATTGAGCTTCATGACAAAACGAGGTGCCTGAAGAACTATGGATACAGTACAGTGGGGAGAGTGGCTGTGCTGAGCTATGAGTTGCAgcagggagacagggaggcagaCTACACGGGCCTTCTTCACTGTGCAGGCTGGGTCAAACAGGGCACTCTGGCTGGCAACTGGAGGGATGTCATGAGGCACCAGGAAGGTGGCGACCAGCGCTGTAGGAGTGATCTGACTGCCTGTGTACACCAACACTGTGAACAGCACCATCACTTCTGTTACTATGTGGACCAGAACCTCCCTAAGCACTCTGCTGTCCACTTGAAAGCTAAACCCACCTGTCGTCTTCTTCAAGGACCCATCAACCTCTCTGTTGGGTCCCACTGTGAGATTAAAAGCTGCAAAGGTCAAGTTTTTCCTGACAAGGTACACTTCCGCTACGTCAGGTGTGATCTCTAGCACACTACCGTTATCTGCAACTCCTGTCATTCTGAATCCAAACACCTCCACCGAAGTGTTTTCCTGATCATTTAACCAAGGAAAGGGGTCATTTGTGAAATCACAAAACATTGTAGAAATGGGACCATTTGCAGACAGACCAGGAACACTGCTCACATTGAGTGTTGGATAAAAACAATTTCTGCAGTGTTTCTCATTTCTGAAGACCTGGGTAACACCCCACTTTTCAACTTTCTTGACATACATGTTGAAATTGGGGGTTCTCATTGAGGTGGTTTTGTTCCCTGGCACTTTATTAGCCAGTATTGTGTCTGATAGAGATTCTATTACATAGAAAGGATCTTTAACTACTTGGTGAGGAGAAGCCATTTTAAGAATATTAGACAAACTCATGAGTATTCCAGTGCTCACGATTTCTATTTGTTCAGATCGAAAGCGTTTATCTTTTTGTTGATATTCTTGCAGGGCTTGATTTGCTTGCCATACCCTCATGGTGGCACGTTTCTGAGCATCCCAAGTGAATTCAGAGGGTTTCTGGGTTAATTTGGTAATAGTCATGACTACCTGGCCAATTTCTACCAAAGTGCTTACAGGAAGAAGGAAAGACTGATCGACGAGGTGTTTTCGGAGTTTGACTCTGTCATCTTGGAGAGGTAATTCAGTTTTCATGTTATTCAAAACGGAAGCTACTATATACAGTAAGTAACCTGCAGGTAAAAAATCGTGCTTTTGAATCAAAGTAGACAGCAATGAACTTGGTCCCATGGTGAAACTGAGTAACTGGTTCAACACAGCCTTTGATGAATTTTTGTCAGTGGGAGCCTGTGCGGTGGCATGCAAAGTCACCTGAGAAAAAGCTCCTAGAGAGTCATAGACCTGGGCATATATCTTCAAGGCATATTGATTAGCCAACATACCaacagggagaaaggaagggggtGCTGTGGACTGAGGCCCCAAGTACAGGATGGTCCCCAGGGTGTTCTCTTTTACTGAACTGATTTCACCAACACTGTGCAAATcagaaacaattattttatatgtaagaGGGACGTGCTTATCCCTAAAATTACTACACTGGACAACAAATTTAGTAATAAGTGCAATTCCTTTAGCTGGATTAATTTTGCATTCTCCGATCTGAGGGCCAtggttaataataaaagaatgccTGAAGACCGAGGTCACTCCACTCCAACATGCTAGATACAGAGAAATCGAAAACTCAGCTTCCAAAAAATGCCGAAAAGCAAAAGCTTTTATAGACAGATAAGCACCATTCCTTCCTGTTACAGTTTCCCCCATCCAATCAAATAGCATCTCACCACCTGAAGAAGACAAAATTGACCATTTATAGAAATCACGGCTTGCACAATTTGTGCAATTTAGGAACAAAGAAAATCTATCAGAGACAATGAAGTTTCTCTCACAATTTTCGATACATGTGATGTGTGCTATGGCTTTTGGTCCTTGGAGCACGTGGACCTTCTTATCAGAAAACGCTGTCCTGGAGTCCTTCCGAATCACCATTCTGAAGAAATACACGTGGTCGCCTTTAAGTGTTTCTGGCAAAAGTGTCAGCACAGGGCCCGAGGCCCAGGGCCACTTCAGATTGGCCTGCTCGGGGTGACAGACTTCCTTGCTCCCCAGGATTATTCGATCCCCACGGTAGTTTCTGGGATCTGTGGTACAGTACCAAAAGAACTGGAGTCCCTGTAACTGGCTGTCCGCATCTGGGTCCGAGGACGTGGACCCGTCCAGAATCAGCTGCTCTGCGAAATTAGCTGTTATGTCGGCATCGCCAAGCATCACCGCCTGCAGGGAACTCCTGACGATCCAGACATAGACGGCGTCCGAGTCTTTCACCTCGGGCATCTTGGGGTTCCCTGTGGTGATGGACACCGTGAAATTAAACACATACACTCCCCACTGTAACGAATTGCTGGGGATGTGAATGAACAAGGGGCTGTTCCTGATCTCGAGCTGGGGCAGATCTAAGGGCTGCGTCCAGTCGGGCGCGTGGCCCACGGCGGGCACGGAGAACACCTGCCAGTACTCGGCGATGGCGCGCGCGGCCGGGCAGTCCAGCTGCACCGAGGCGTTGATGGTGGCCTCCGCCTTCATGCTCAGGCGCACGGGGGCGCCCCTCTGGTCCGTGTTGATCCTCACGCGCTGGATGACGCAGGCGTTCATCTGACAGGACACGGACGACTCGACGGCTCTGTGGCTGGACGAGTTGACGGCCTGCAACATCACGCGCGCGGGGCCGTCTGTGGGGCACTCGGTGCGGGCCACGAAGCCCGGCTGGGGCCGCGGGCCGGGCGCGGCGGAGCGCGGGGAGACGCGGGCCGCCGGGGAGGCCGGGTGGGCGGCGCCGGGTCCGAGCAGCCGCAGGCGGAAGGCCCAGGCCAGGCGCCCGGGCGAGCGCGGCAGCGGCGCGGCCCACGTCAGGGAGAGGCGGCCTCCGCGCGCCGAGAGCTGCAGGTCGACGAGcgcgggcgcgggcgcgggcgcgGCCGGCCGGGGCAGGCGTTGGGCGCTGAGCAGGACGCGCAAGTCGAGGCAGTACCGGCGCCGCCCGGCCCCGCCACgggggaagcagaggctgccGCGGCCGCTCAGGACAGCGCCGCCCGGCCGCACCGCGCTGGGCCGCAGACTGAGGAGGGCGCGGCCGCCGCGCACCCCGAGGCCCGGGGCGCCCCTGAGGAGGCCCCCGGGCGCCCCGAGGACGGCGGCTTGTGTCCCGCGAGAAGCCGGCGGCAGCGGGAGGCGGCCGAGGCTCAGGCTCAGGCCCAGAAGGAGGAGAGCGGGCCCAGGCCTCATGGCGCTGGCCCAGGAGAAGCTGGGAGGCGCCGTGGAGGCCGCGAGGCGCGCCCAACCGCCGCGGGGATCGCGGGGACAGTGGGGGTCTTGGGGACAGTGGGGGTCTCGGGCGTCGAAGGCCACTGGCAGAGGGGTCCCAGGGACAGTCCCAGAGAGCAGCTGGGACCTCGGAGCTTGGGGTCAGTCAGCGCTGGGGACTTCTTGGGTACCTCTCCTCTCTCCGTCCCCAAGTGTGTGCTGGCCCAGGGTCAGGATGGCTCAGGAGGGCAGTTCAGCCCCGTGCAGACCACAGAGCTTGACCACGGAGAAGGGGCTTCAGCAGGAACCCTTGGGAAAGCCAGTCACAGCGTGGGAGATCAGGAGGGAACTGTGAGATCCCTGGGTGCCCAGGAAGGTCTGACTCTCGGTTTCTTACTTTGGGTTcgctttgctcttttctttctagttggtttggggtttttgttttttgtttgtttgctttttgagatggagtctctgtcacccaggctggagtgcagtgccgtgacctcaagtgatccacccacctcagcctcccaaagtgctggaattacaggcatgagccactgtgcctggcctcattcttTAACTCTGTCCATTTTTGCTATATATTTTGGgacttgattgattgattgaatgattttagagacaggtcttgctctgttgcccaggctggagtgcaatgatgcaatcatagctcactgtaaccttgaacacctgggctcaaggactcctcctgcctcagcctcccagactacAGATCTACACCACTACATctgactgatttattttttattttttatttttgtagagatggtgtcttgctgtgtttcacaggctggtctcaaactcgtggtaTTAATTGGCCCtcccctgtattagtccgttttcatgctgctgataaagacataaccaagactgggaagaaaaagaggtttaattggacttacagttccatatggctggggaggcctcagaatcatggcaggaggcaaaaagcacttcttacatggcagtggcaagagaaaatgaggaagacgcaaaagcggaaacccctgataaaagcatcagatctcctgagacttattcactaccacagaacaatatgggggaaactgcccctgtgattcaattatctctcacccagtccctcccacaacatgtgggaattatgggagtacaagatgagatttgggtggggacacagagccaaactatatcattccaccccttccaaatctcatctcctcacatttcaaaaccaatcatgccttcccaagagtcctccaaagtcttaactaatttcacattaactcaaaagtccacagtccaaagtcctGTCTGAGACAAGGGAAGTCGCTTatgcttatgagcctgtaaaatcaaaagcaactgggcggttgcagtggctcacgcctataatcctagcactttgagaggctgagctgggcggatcacccgaggctgggagtttgagaatagcgtgactaacatggagaaaccccacctctactgaaaatacaaaattagccgggcttggtggtgcatgcctgtaatcccagctactcgggaggctgaggcaggagaatcgcttgaacccgggaagtggaggttgcggtgagccaagattgtgccattgcactccagcccaggcaacaggaacgaaactctgtctcaaaaaaaagaaaaaaaaatcaaaagcacgttagttatttcctagatacaatggggtacagacattgggtaaatacaaccgttccaaatgggagaaattggccaaacaaAGGGGTTatagggcccatgcaagtccgaaatccagtaGGGCAGTCCAATCCTAAAGCTCCagaattatctcctttgacttcatgtctcacatccaggtcatgctgatgcaagaggtgggttcccatggtcttaggcagctccgcccctgtggctttgcagggtacagcctccctcctggttgccttcatgggctggtgttgagtgtctgcagcttttctagactcatggtgcaagctgttggtgaatctaccattctagggtctggaggatggtggccctcttcttacagctccactaggcagtgccccagtagggactctgtgtgggggctctgaccccacatttcccttccgcacTGCCCTAGCACAGGTTCTCATAAGAGCCTTCCCCCTACAGTAAACTGCCTGGCATCCAGGTGTtgccatacatcttctgaaatctaggcagaggttcccaaacctcaattcctgacttctgtgcaaccgcaggctcaacaccacatggaagctgccaaggcttggggcttgcatcaTCCGAAGCCACATTGGCCtttttcagccacagctggagcagctgggacacagggcaccaaatccctaggctgcacacagcttggggaccctgggcccagcccacaaaaccactttttcctcctaggcctccaggcgtgtgatgggaggggctgccatgaagaccttttccccattgtcttggggattaacatttggctccttgttatttatacaaatttctgcagctggtttgaattctcctcagaaaatggaattttctatcacattattgggctgcaaatttttcaaacttttatgctctgtttcccttttaaaactgaatgcttttaacagcatccaagtcacctattgaatgctttgctgcttagaaatttcttccgccagataccctaaatcatctctctcaagttcaaagtcccacaaatctctagggaaggggcaaaatgctgtcagtctctttgctaaaacataacaagagtcacctttgctccagctcctcatctccatctgagaccacctcagcctggaccttattgtccatatcactatcagcattttgggcaaagccattcaacaagtctctagaaagttccaaaatttcccacatattcctgtcttcttctgagccctccaaactgttccaacctctgcctgttactcagttccaaagttgcttccacattttcaggtatatttttggcaacaccccactctaatggtaccaatttactgtattagtccatattAGTACCCAGCTCAAGTGCAAAATTTAAGGGTGGAGGGGCACCAAAAACTTAATAATCAAGACAAATTCTCTTTTATTGAGGTAAAGTTCACATAAAAGTAACCatttatgggaggctgaggtgggaggattgctggagccaggagttcaaggcttcggTGAGTTATCATCCCTATCCCCTCAGTCCCTGGTCACCACCAGTCTTCTTTCTGTCTGTATGTTTGCCTATCCGGACATGCATGTAATGCACTCATAAAggtgtgaccttttgtgtctacCTCTTCCTTCagtatgaatgaaccttgaaaacactgtgGGAAAggtgtgtcttctttggagagCTGTCACCTcaaattctttgcccactttaaaTTTGGGCTGTTTGTCATTTCgctgttgagttgtaagaattctttttttttttttttttttttttgagacagagtctggctctgttgcacaggttgcagtgcagtggcacaatcttggctcactccaacctccacttcccgggttcaagcgattctcctgcctcagccacccaagtagttgggattacaggcatgccaccacgcctagctatttttgtacttttaatagagatgaggtttcactatgttggccaggctggtcttgaactcctgacctcaggtgatccacctgcctcagcctcccaaagggctgggattacaggcgtgagctgctgtgcccggccaagaattctttatatattctggattctAGACTCTTATCcaatatatgatttacaaatattttttcccattgtgtTAATCttttcagtttcctgagtagtgtcctttgatgcagaaaagtttttaattttgacgaAGTCCAACttatctattttgttgttgttgcttgtccTTTTGTTGTTACATCTAAGAATCCATTGCTAAATCCAAGGCCATGAGGAtttacttctgttttcttctaagagttttatctTTACAGCTCTCACATAAAACAAATAATACTTCAGtgcaatatttcaaaaatcaaaacTAATGCAAAAAgtccatgatgaacaaaatatcaacattttaaataaaggccAGATCTGCCCCTGCACTTGGTCTGCGCCCTTGATTCGTGCACCCTGGGGCGGGGGCAGGTTAAACTAGGGGAGCCCATTGGACTGGGGTGGTGTGTGGCTGATGGCAGAGTTCGGGCCAGGCCGGACCGGGTCAGTCCAGAGGGAGAAGCCGCTACTGCAGGGGACAGAGATTTTTCCGCTGCAAATCCTTGAGAAGGGAGGATGGAGGCGGCGGGACGACCCAGGGAAGCCGGCCCCGAACGCCAAGTGAGTGTGCGCCGTGCGCACGCGGGTAGCTGCCGACCGCAACGACATAAACTTGAAAGTGACCGCTGTCCCGGGGCTCCCTGCTCCCAAGGGACCCTGACAGCAGTCGCCTCCCCGGAAGGGTCCCCAGCAGGGAGAAGCCCCTGGCGAGGGGAGGGGTTTGGACCGCGGTGCGGGCATCCGCAGGCCGGCGCCCCCGCCCTCTCGCCCCAGCCTCCAGTGCTTTGGGGGCAGGTGAGTGCACTGGGGGCTCACACCAACGCGCCCCTCCAGCCTGGCCCGAATGCCCGCAGCCCAGTGGCAGGGGAGCCCGCGGACCCGTCGCGTTGCAGAGTAGTCCGGTCGGGCCTTTGGGGCGGGCCCGGATTCTGGACCAGGGCCAGTCTGTCCGAAACCCACCAGTGAGCTAGCGGGAGAgcgcggccgccccgccccgccccgccccgccccgccccctccccggaAGGCCCGGGTGCCCAGAGCTCCCCGTGGACTCCTACCCGGTGCAACATGGCCGCAACCTCGCCTCTGCGCGACTGCCAGGTACACGGAGGCTGCCCCCGACCAGGTCCCCCTCGGGCCCCGGGTCCTGGGGGTGGCCCGGTGCTGGCGGAATGACGGGAGACATGGCTCGGGCGCGGGGCGTGGGGTGAGCCCTGGGCGCATTGGCGCATCCGCGGCAACGCCTGGAAGGGACCCGAGGCCCTTCTTGTGGAGTCCCCACCGAGGGAAATAAGGGGCGCCTGTCAGGGTACTCGGGAGACCCCAAGACCTCCTAAAAAACGTAGCTCACTGGGCATTGCTTGGGACACAGGGAAGCCCGCAAAGGTAAGGGGCTCCTTGGAACCGGCCCAGGACTGGGAGCCTgagcccattttgcagatgaggaaggtGGAGGTCAGAGGGGCCAGGAGACTTGTGTGTGTTGAAGTTTGAAGGGCTCCTGGAAAGAAGGCACTGCTATTCCCTTCTTGCCGTCTGTAGGCCTGGAAGGATGCGAGGCTCCCGCTCTCCACCACGAGCAACGAAGCCTGCAAGCTGTTTGATGCCACGCTGACCCAGGTATGCCTGCCGAGAGAGGCCGCAGCCCCTTCTGTGGAGGTCTAGGGGAAGGGTTTTTAAATTGCGCCGTGACCTTAGCAATAGATGGCAGCACATCTGTGCACTTTGTACTGGAGGACGTGGGAGGGTGGGGACATATCTCTGCCCCCCCACAGCGTCCTGAGAGGGCCTCTGCCCTCGCTCTCCTTCCCCAGGACTCTGAGTGGTGGGTGGACAGCGGTGGGTGCCGGGGGATGTTTTTTGAGGGTGCTGGCCTCACCGGGCCTCCCGTTGTGGCCTGCTGAGGGTCTGATGCCGGGCTCGGCTACTTAGGACGTGGGATCCTGTCGTGGGATGAATCTGTGAGTATACTGTCTTCACCTCGGCTGTGCCGAGACTTTCTGCCACATTACCAGTCATTTCTCTACCAATGAAGGGTCCTATAGTTTTAGAACTAGGAGAAGTCTCAGAAGTAAGATCCAACTAGCTTCTttgacaggtggggaaactgaggctcagagagttgaacccaCTT carries:
- the PKDREJ gene encoding polycystin family receptor for egg jelly, giving the protein MRPGPALLLLGLSLSLGRLPLPPASRGTQAAVLGAPGGLLRGAPGLGVRGGRALLSLRPSAVRPGGAVLSGRGSLCFPRGGAGRRRYCLDLRVLLSAQRLPRPAAPAPAPALVDLQLSARGGRLSLTWAAPLPRSPGRLAWAFRLRLLGPGAAHPASPAARVSPRSAAPGPRPQPGFVARTECPTDGPARVMLQAVNSSSHRAVESSVSCQMNACVIQRVRINTDQRGAPVRLSMKAEATINASVQLDCPAARAIAEYWQVFSVPAVGHAPDWTQPLDLPQLEIRNSPLFIHIPSNSLQWGVYVFNFTVSITTGNPKMPEVKDSDAVYVWIVRSSLQAVMLGDADITANFAEQLILDGSTSSDPDADSQLQGLQFFWYCTTDPRNYRGDRIILGSKEVCHPEQANLKWPWASGPVLTLLPETLKGDHVYFFRMVIRKDSRTAFSDKKVHVLQGPKAIAHITCIENCERNFIVSDRFSLFLNCTNCASRDFYKWSILSSSGGEMLFDWMGETVTGRNGAYLSIKAFAFRHFLEAEFSISLYLACWSGVTSVFRHSFIINHGPQIGECKINPAKGIALITKFVVQCSNFRDKHVPLTYKIIVSDLHSVGEISSVKENTLGTILYLGPQSTAPPSFLPVGMLANQYALKIYAQVYDSLGAFSQVTLHATAQAPTDKNSSKAVLNQLLSFTMGPSSLLSTLIQKHDFLPAGYLLYIVASVLNNMKTELPLQDDRVKLRKHLVDQSFLLPVSTLVEIGQVVMTITKLTQKPSEFTWDAQKRATMRVWQANQALQEYQQKDKRFRSEQIEIVSTGILMSLSNILKMASPHQVVKDPFYVIESLSDTILANKVPGNKTTSMRTPNFNMYVKKVEKWGVTQVFRNEKHCRNCFYPTLNVSSVPGLSANGPISTMFCDFTNDPFPWLNDQENTSVEVFGFRMTGVADNGSVLEITPDVAEVYLVRKNLTFAAFNLTVGPNREVDGSLKKTTGGFSFQVDSRVLREVLVHIVTEVMVLFTVLVYTGSQITPTALVATFLVPHDIPPVASQSALFDPACTVKKARVVCLPVSLLQLIAQHSHSPHCTVSIVLQAPRFVMKLNDKLVRISIFSVQCLDMYGIQSEWREGYCVLGEKTSWHEVHCICKNVVRARRQLGTIGLTSIHLHTHYVMAKVIVIPNPVNLRLNIIKSLHQNPVTLFTVLFIILLYMVLAFWALYRDEIDQHLRGHVIVLPDNDPYDNLCYLVTIFTGSRWGSGTRANVFVQLRGTVSTSDVHCLSHPHFTTLYRGSINTFLLTTKSDLGDIHSIRVWHNNEGRSPSWYLSRIKVENLFSRHIWLFICQKWLSVDTTLDRTFHVTHPDEPLTRKDFFFIDVSSNLQKNHMWFSIFASVVAKTFSRLQRLSCCLAMLLSSLLCNIMFFNLNRQEQTESRERKYMRSMMIGIESVLITIPVQLLITFLFTCSQRKPQADLKEVSPQKHPLMSEASEHWEEYMRKWHAYEMAKVHPREVAKPASKGKPRLPKASPKATSKPKHKHRKAQIKTPETLGPNTNSSNSIEDDQDVHSEKHPSQKDLQQLKKKPRIVLPWWCVYVAWFLVFATSSISSFFIVFYGLTYGYDKSIEWLFASFCSFCQSVLLVQPSKIILLSGFRTNKPKYCKNLSWSTKYKHTEIRLDGMRMHPEEMQRIHDQIVRIRRTRMYQPLTEDEIRIFKRKKGIKRRALLFLSYILTHFIFLALLLILIVLLRHTDCFYYNQFIRDRFSMDLATVTKLEDIYRWLDSVLLPLLHNDLNPTFLPESSSKILGLPLMRQVRAKSSEKMCLPAKKFVQNSIRREIHCHPKYGIDPEDTKNYSGFWNEVDKQAIDESTNGFTYKPQGKQWLYYSYGLLHTYGSGGYALYFFPEQQRFNSTLRLKELQESNWLDEKTWAVVLELTTFNPDINLFCSISVIFEVSQLGVVNTSISLHSFSLADFDKKASAEIYLYVAILIFFLAYVVDEGYIIMQERASYVRSVYNVLNFALKCIFTVLIVLFLRKHFLATGIIQFYLLNPEDFIPFHAVSQVDHIMRIILGFLLFLTILKTLSYSRFFYDVRLAQRAIQAALPGICHMAFVVSVYFFVYMAFGYLVFGQHEWNYSNLIHSTQTVFSYCVSAFQNTEFSNNRILGVLFLSSFVLVMICVLINLFQAVILSAYEEMKQPVYEEPSDEVEAMTYLCRKLRTMFSFLTSQSKAKDEPEFFIDMLYGQPEKNRRRYLGLKTRNINGKKMVYLVV